One genomic region from Gossypium hirsutum isolate 1008001.06 chromosome D13, Gossypium_hirsutum_v2.1, whole genome shotgun sequence encodes:
- the LOC107920118 gene encoding putative RNA-binding protein YlmH, translating into MAAASVTSPWLLRKAFQALAFSQPLHTNKHLSFYGNLCSFPFQYPLRSSGLCHIAQVIKGDNDVLLKGVGDKSAIEEVKHILDTARRAATRREVFHTDFLTPPVLKESMIVLQKLADVKAVAQGGYPQAERCRLSIGHSEVLTNDPNVVAAINISGNFSFQPCSHGDFLGAILGKGIAREKLGDIILQGEKGAHVLIVPELVDFLMSTLDKVANVSVSCTQIPLLALEYEPPRTQSFKTVEASLRVDALASAGFKISRSKLVNLISNGDVRVNWTTVTKNGTTLKTGDIVSVSGKGRLKIGEINSTKKGKFSVELIRYL; encoded by the exons ATGGCTGCCGCAAGCGTCACCTCACCATGGTTGCTCCGAAAGGCATTTCAAGCTTTGGCTTTCTCTCAACCTCTTCACACCAACAAACACCTTTCTTTCTATGGAAATCTTTGCtcttttccatttcaatatcCGCTGAGAAGTTcag GGTTATGTCACATTGCCCAAGTTATAAAGGGGGATAACGATGTTTTACTTAAAGGAGTAGGAGATAAGAGTGCTATCGAAGAAGTGAAACATATACTTGATACG GCTAGACGTGCAGCAACCAGAAGAGAGGTATTCCATACAGATTTTCTAACCCCACCAGTATTAAAGGAGTCCATGATTGTTCTGCAAAAACTGGCTGATGTTAAGGCAGTTGCACAGGGGGGGTATCCTCAG GCTGAGCGTTGCCGTCTTTCTATTGGACATTCAGAAGTATTGACCAATGATCCTAATGTAGTTGCAGCAATAAA TATCTCGGGAAACTTCAGCTTTCAACCTTGTTCTCATGGTGACTTCCTTGGTGCAATTCTTGGTAAAGGTATTGCTAGAGAGAAGCTTGGGGATATTATCTTGCAG GGAGAAAAGGGAGCTCATGTCCTGATTGTTCCTGAACTCGTTGACTTTCTTATGTCGACACTGGACAAG GTTGCTAATGTATCAGTATCATGTACACAGATACCTCTGCTTGCACTTGAATATGAGCCACCAAG GACGCAGTCATTCAAAACCGTAGAAGCATCGCTTCGTGTTGATGCTCTTGCTAGTGCAGGATTTAAGATTTCTAGATCTAAACTAGTTAATTTGATAAG CAACGGAGATGTACGCGTAAATTGGACAACTGTCACAAAAAATGGAACAACTCTCAAGACCGGTGACATTGTCTCTGTTAGTGGGAAAGGAAGACTAAAG ATTGGAGAAATTAACAGTACAAAGAAGGGAAAGTTTTCTGTGGAACTCATTCGGTATTTGTAG